Proteins from a single region of Tachysurus vachellii isolate PV-2020 chromosome 15, HZAU_Pvac_v1, whole genome shotgun sequence:
- the lpar6a gene encoding lysophosphatidic acid receptor 6a, translated as MLAFFPVRMHNITLQMDNTSFHFSDWNSSNSSEQSNEVCPKNDGFKYPLYSTVFSIVFVVGLIMNVIAMYIFSCTLKVRNETTTYMMNLVVSDLLFVLTLPLRVFYFIRRDWPFGGLLCKLSVSLFYTNMYGSILFLTCISVDRFLAIVYPLRSRELRTKRNAKIVCVAVWVLVLSGSLPTGFLLDSTPRQSNNSSAQFCFENFSSKQWKSHLSKVVIFIETVGFLIPLLLNVFCSAMVLQTLRRPQTVTRGGKLNKTKILRMIMVHLFIFCFCFIPYNVNLVFYSLVRTKILEGCAAETVVRTIYPIALCIAVTNCCFDPIVYYFTSETIQNSIRRKSQLDTNYSMKYSEALQSETSSSFNFSLRSLTNKMFFNPLQESIA; from the coding sequence ATGCTAGCTTTCTTTCCTGTAAGGATGCACAACATCACCTTACAGATGGACAATACAAGCTTCCACTTCAGCGACTGGAACAGTTCTAACAGCTCGGAGCAGAGTAATGAAGTGTGCCCCAAGAATGACGGATTCAAGTATCCACTCTACAGCACAGTGTTCAGCATTGTCTTTGTGGTGGGACTTATAATGAATGTAATAGCCATGTATATCTTTTCCTGCACGCTGAAAGTCCGTAATGAAACCACCACATACATGATGAACCTAGTTGTTTCAGATCTGCTGTTTGTTCTCACGCTACCATTGCGGGTCTTTTACTTCATCCGCCGAGACTGGCCGTTTGGTGGTTTGCTGTGCAAGCTATCAGTCTCCCTGttttacacaaacatgtatGGCAGCATCCTTTTCCTCACCTGCATCAGTGTGGACCGGTTCTTGGCCATCGTTTACCCTCTCCGTTCGCGGGAGCTTCGGACCAAGCGCAATGCTAAGATAGTATGTGTAGCAGTATGGGTGCTGGTGCTCTCAGGCAGTCTGCCAACAGGCTTCTTGCTGGACTCTACCCCCCGCCAAAGTAACAACTCCTCTGCCCAGTTCTGCTTTGAGAACTTCTCCTCCAAGCAGTGGAAGTCTCATCTATCCAAAGTGGTGATTTTCATAGAGACTGTAGGTTTCCTTATACCACTGCTCCTCAATGTTTTCTGTTCAGCAATGGTTCTTCAGACACTGAGGAGGCCACAGACAGTCACTCGAGGTGGGAAACTTAACAAGACGAAGATCTTGCGTATGATAATGGTGCACCTTTTTATCTTCTGCTTCTGTTTCATTCCTTATAATGTCAACCTCGTGTTTTACTCACTGGTGCGCACCAAAATCTTGGAAGGCTGTGCAGCAGAGACTGTAGTCAGGACCATTTATCCAATTGCTTTGTGCATAGCTGTAACCAACTGTTGCTTTGACCCTATCGTGTACTATTTTACTTCAGAAACTATACAAAACTCCATAAGAAGGAAGTCACAGTTAGATACAAACTATAGCATGAAGTACTCTGAAGCATTGCAATCAGAGACAAGCTCAAGCTTTAATTTCAGCCTGAGGTCCCTTACAAACAAGATGTTCTTCAATCCATTGCAAGAGTCCATTGCGTGA
- the nek3 gene encoding serine/threonine-protein kinase Nek3: protein MDRYTVLKVIGEGSFGRALLVQLNTDKVKWVMKEIRLPKAEGGVESARAEAVLLSTMTHPNIVAFRESFEDDGHLYIVMEFCSGGDLLQKIRQQNGSLFPEDVILRWFSQMCLGTKHIHDKRVLHRDLKSKNIFLTDHLTIKLGDFGSACALNSAKGYAQTYVGTPYYVSPEIWDNQPYNNKSDIWSLGCVLYELCTLRHPFEARSWKSLILKVCRGSYTPLPSRLPYELHYLIKHMFKTNPRDRPSIHTILSSHRVSRLLHKHLPEEQILKKESKELTEKRVNQWRKEEGEKVAMFLGQKSLLNTTTTKDSDISFKISSENRTGNIVARKRWAKEPSNTVLQVFRNADIISSGDTATAQGSDPTKEEGFTEMQKLERRQWDKDPPERLLSLLEKAPLSTAFSTYIIHRHNLNDDDAPDGPEEVHVDQNRLEPRSDDEDTDFEEDCQFDWQAELEKMFVC from the exons atgGATCGGTACACAGTTCTTAAAGTGATCGGTGAAGGATCTTTTGGACGTGCGCTCTTGGTTCAACTCAACACTGACAAAGTGAAATGGGTTATGAAAGAAATACGACTGCCAAAG GCAGAGGGTGGAGTGGAGAGTGCGCGCGCAGAGGCGGTGCTGCTGTCCACAATGACGCATCCAAACATTGTGGCTTTCAGAGAATCATTTGAAG ATGATGGCCATCTGTACATTGTTATGGAGTTCTGTAGTGGAGGTGATCTTCTCCAAAAAATACGGCAGCAAAATGGCTCTCTGTTCCCTGAAGATGTG ATACTCAGATGGTTTTCACAGATGTGTCTAGGCACAAAGCACATTCATGATAAACGAGTGCTTCACCGAGATTTAAAATCAAAG aacATATTCCTGACAGACCATCTCACAATCAAACTGGGAGATTTTGGATCAGCATGTGCTCTTAACAG TGCAAAAGGTTATGCCCAGACGTACGTTGGAACTCCATACTATGTGTCTCCAGAGATCTGGGACAACCAACCATACAACAACAAGAG TGATATTTGGTCTTTAGGCTGTGTGCTCTATGAACTCTGCACTTTACGCCATCCG TTTGAGGCCCGTAGCTGGAAGAGTTTGATTTTAAAAGTGTGTCGTGGGTCATACACGCCTTTGCCCAGCCGCCTTCCCTATGAGCTTCACTACTTGATTAAACACATGTTTAAGACTAACCCGAGAGACAGGCCTTCAATACACACCATCCTTAGCTCTCACCGTGTGTCCAGACTGCTCCATAAACATCTACCTGAGGAG caAATACTCAAGAAAGAATCCAAGGAACTGACAGAGAAACGAGTAAATCAgtggagaaaagaagaaggagagaaagtgGCCATGTTTCTGGGTCAGAAGAGCTTGTTAAACACTACTACAACTAAAG ATTCAGACATAAGTTTCAAAATTTCTTCGGAGAATCGGACAGGTAACATTGTTGCCCGGAAAAGGTGGGCAAAAGAACCCTCCAACACAGTGCTTCAGGTCTTTAGGAATGCTGACATCATTTCCTCTGGTGACACGGCAACCGCACAGGGGTCTGACCCCACAAAAG AAGAGGGATTTACAGAAATGCAGAAACTGGAAAGAAGGCAATGGGACAAGGATCCACCTGAAAGACTTTTAAGCCTTCTGGAGAAAGCTCCTCTCAGCACAGCCTTCAGCACATACATTATCCACAGGCACA AtctgaatgatgatgatgctccAGATGGACCTGAAGAAGTTCATGTTGACCAGAATAGACTGGAACCCCGTTCAGATGACGAAGACAC TGATTTTGAGGAGGATTGCCAATTTGATTGGCAAGCCGAGCTGGAGAAAATGTTTGTAtgctaa